CGGGTGCGCTCGAGCGCACGCAGGATCAGCCGCCGCTCCATGCGCTCGAGGTGCAGGTCGCTGTCGTCGATCGGCAGTTCGCTGCCGTGGCCGACCGGGCCGGTCAGGCGCAGGTGGCGGACGCCGACCTCGCTGCCCTCGACCACCAGCACCGCCTGCTCCATCACGTTGCGCAGCTCGCGCACGTTGCCGGGCCAGCTGTACTGCAGCAGCGCCTGGCGGGCTTCTTCGCCCAGCACCAGGCCGGCCTTGCGGTAACGCTGGCCGTGCAGGTTGAGGTAGTGCTCGGCCAGCATGACGATGTCGTGGCCACGCTCGCGCAGCGGCGGCACCCGGATCTCGACGATGCGCAGCCGGAAGAACAGGTCGGCGCGAAAACGCCCGTCGCGCACCATCTGGTCGAGCGGGCGGTTGGTGGCGCTGATGATGCGGGCGTGCACCTGCTGCTCGCGCAGGCCGCCGAGCCGGCGCATGCGTTTTTCTTCCAGCAGCTTGAGCAGCTTGACCTGCGTGCCGAGCTCGGTCTCGCCGATCTCGTCGAGGAACACCGTGCCGTGTTCGGCGGTCTCGACCAGGCCGGCCTTGCGCTGGCGGGCGTCGGTGAAGGCGCCTTTTTCGTAGCCGAACAGCTCGGCCTCGATCAGCTGCGAGGGCAGGGCGCCGCAGTTGATCTCGACGAACGGCTCGGTGCGGCGCGGCCCGCCGTAGTGCAGCGCGCGCGCCACCAGCTCCTTGCCGGTGCCGGTCTCGCCGACGATCAGCACCGCCGGCGGGTCGCGATCGGCCAGCCGCGACTCCGACTCGAGCAGCGACACCAGCATCTGGCGCAGGTTGCGGATCGGTTCGGAGTCGCCGACGATCTTGTCGAGCCCGCTGTCCTGGGCGTCGCGCTGGGCGTAGTAGTCGACCGTGTTGGCGAGCTTGCCCTGCTCGGTCAGGCGTTCGAGCAGCAGCTTGAGTTCGCCCAGCACCAGCGGCTTGGTCAGGAAATCGGCGGCTC
This portion of the Leptothrix cholodnii SP-6 genome encodes:
- a CDS encoding sigma-54-dependent transcriptional regulator, whose protein sequence is MARAILIIEDEATLARNLAIYLERLGDEVRVAGRAEEGLALLEKFRPDIVILDHNLPGMTGLEALSRIRAIDADAQVVMVTGYGSTELAVEAMKAGAADFLTKPLVLGELKLLLERLTEQGKLANTVDYYAQRDAQDSGLDKIVGDSEPIRNLRQMLVSLLESESRLADRDPPAVLIVGETGTGKELVARALHYGGPRRTEPFVEINCGALPSQLIEAELFGYEKGAFTDARQRKAGLVETAEHGTVFLDEIGETELGTQVKLLKLLEEKRMRRLGGLREQQVHARIISATNRPLDQMVRDGRFRADLFFRLRIVEIRVPPLRERGHDIVMLAEHYLNLHGQRYRKAGLVLGEEARQALLQYSWPGNVRELRNVMEQAVLVVEGSEVGVRHLRLTGPVGHGSELPIDDSDLHLERMERRLILRALERTRQNVSAAARLLGVSRDTLRYRLERLELRPGESGDAQT